In Hwangdonia lutea, a single window of DNA contains:
- a CDS encoding polysaccharide pyruvyl transferase family protein: protein MISFVNKLIPLTWKIQIQLFLLRNKPFESLSLKTRKEDKKYIFVFLAADYGNLGDVAITYAQHKFLSKSFPDHVITEIPISKTIKGIACVEKIIKPSDIVTTVGGGNMGDLYKSIEYYRQLVIKCFKDNKIIAFPQTVDFKNTYEGKKALTKAVNVYSKHPDLTLIAREHKSYDYFNNHFTKNKTLLTPDIVLSLNQTLPKFERKGALICLRNDKEKKLTKKQEDSIFKYLSNEFKTIKKRDTHVGGMKLPLKNRVTKLKHIWDDFKKAELVVTDRLHGMIFCYITGTPALVFLNNNHKIKSSYFWINSAPHIRLIEDVELKNIKQAITEIRDTEAVIDINLIETKYNKITKTVKA from the coding sequence ATGATATCATTTGTAAATAAATTAATACCATTAACCTGGAAAATTCAAATTCAATTATTTTTATTGAGAAATAAACCTTTTGAAAGTTTATCACTTAAAACACGTAAAGAAGACAAAAAATATATTTTTGTTTTTTTAGCTGCAGACTACGGCAACCTTGGCGATGTTGCGATAACCTATGCGCAGCATAAGTTTTTATCCAAGTCGTTCCCAGACCATGTAATTACAGAAATACCCATAAGCAAAACAATAAAAGGTATAGCTTGTGTAGAAAAAATAATAAAACCTAGCGATATTGTTACTACCGTTGGAGGAGGTAATATGGGAGATTTATATAAATCTATTGAATATTATAGACAATTGGTAATTAAATGTTTTAAAGACAACAAAATCATTGCATTTCCACAAACTGTAGATTTTAAAAACACCTACGAAGGAAAAAAAGCTTTAACAAAAGCCGTAAATGTTTATTCAAAACACCCAGACTTAACTCTAATTGCTAGAGAGCATAAATCTTATGATTATTTTAATAATCATTTTACAAAAAACAAAACTTTACTCACTCCAGATATTGTTTTATCGCTTAATCAAACACTACCAAAATTTGAACGAAAGGGGGCTTTAATATGTTTGCGTAACGACAAAGAAAAAAAGCTTACAAAAAAACAGGAAGATTCTATTTTCAAATATTTATCAAATGAATTTAAAACTATTAAAAAGAGAGACACGCATGTAGGAGGAATGAAGTTGCCTTTAAAAAACAGGGTAACAAAACTAAAACATATTTGGGACGATTTCAAAAAAGCCGAATTGGTGGTAACAGATAGGTTACACGGCATGATTTTTTGTTATATCACAGGTACACCGGCACTAGTTTTTTTAAATAATAATCATAAAATTAAATCTTCTTATTTTTGGATCAATTCTGCACCTCATATCCGTTTAATAGAAGATGTTGAATTGAAAAACATCAAACAAGCAATAACCGAAATTAGGGACACTGAGGCTGTGATAGATATAAACTTAATTGAAACCAAGTATAACAAAATAACAAAAACCGTTAAGGCATAA
- a CDS encoding polysaccharide biosynthesis protein yields MIKNYFSHYSQKYASKWLVLGIDLTIVLLTFFATYFIRFNFTFDFDINQFLFQIPFLLVIATFSFFAIGSFKSVIRHTGFTDVVNLFKSITLMSLFAIVFVLVNRITNVIPGFTIPLSIIVMHALLSFVALSSSRLLFKMVYKSIKCKLSTSKRVLIYGAGESGIITYNALVSNLSSRFSVVGFIDDDVKKNGKSINGVPIFPKNKVTKSYIVSNSIDEIVIACQSIDSNKLLKLIDCLIDLDIKITKVPPIEQWINGELSAKQIKQVQIEDLLGRAPIEIDNPNLLNEFNGETILVTGAAGSIGSEIVKQLSNFDVKKLILVDQAESALYDVQQDLKRNGKEHFITAIVADIRDGLRIDSVFQEHKPTMVFHAAAYKHVPLMEKSPYEAIKINVNGTKLLADTASRYNVKKFVFVSTDKAVNPTSVMGATKRMAEMYISCLQKESKTKYITTRFGNVLGSNGSVIPLFKKQIENGGPLTLTHKDITRYFMTIPEASQLVLEAGTMGKGGEIFIFDMGESVKIYDLAKNMIKLSGLRFPEDIDIDITGLRPGEKLYEELLANGENTLSTYHKKIMISKTRELEYSKIKADIEELCITNRFQNNNIVMKMKNLIPEYKSNNSDYEKFDKRVQIYKKAKGYIGKKKNKTIINL; encoded by the coding sequence ATGATAAAAAATTACTTTTCACATTATTCACAGAAATATGCGTCAAAATGGCTGGTGCTAGGGATTGATTTAACCATAGTTTTATTAACATTTTTTGCTACATATTTTATAAGGTTTAATTTCACTTTTGATTTTGACATAAATCAGTTTTTATTTCAAATACCTTTTTTATTAGTAATTGCTACTTTTAGTTTTTTTGCTATTGGTTCATTTAAAAGTGTAATTCGCCACACCGGATTTACAGATGTTGTTAACCTATTCAAATCCATCACATTAATGTCTTTATTCGCCATTGTGTTTGTTTTGGTAAACAGGATAACTAATGTAATTCCAGGATTTACCATTCCGTTATCCATTATAGTAATGCATGCGCTGTTGAGTTTTGTTGCGTTAAGCTCTAGTAGATTGTTATTTAAAATGGTGTACAAATCAATAAAATGTAAATTGTCTACTTCAAAAAGGGTACTTATTTATGGCGCTGGAGAATCTGGAATAATTACCTACAACGCATTGGTTAGTAATTTAAGCTCAAGATTTAGTGTTGTTGGTTTTATAGATGATGATGTAAAGAAGAATGGGAAGTCTATTAATGGTGTGCCAATTTTCCCAAAAAACAAAGTCACTAAATCATATATCGTATCTAATTCCATTGATGAAATTGTAATTGCTTGCCAATCTATTGATTCAAACAAATTGTTGAAATTGATTGATTGTTTAATTGATTTAGATATAAAAATCACCAAAGTTCCACCAATAGAACAATGGATAAATGGCGAACTAAGTGCAAAACAAATAAAACAAGTACAAATTGAAGACCTTTTAGGAAGGGCTCCAATTGAAATAGATAATCCCAATTTATTAAATGAATTTAACGGCGAAACTATTTTGGTAACTGGAGCCGCAGGTTCTATTGGTAGCGAAATAGTAAAACAATTATCTAATTTCGATGTAAAAAAATTAATTCTTGTAGATCAAGCAGAATCTGCTTTATACGATGTACAGCAAGATTTAAAACGAAACGGAAAAGAACACTTCATTACAGCTATTGTTGCAGATATAAGAGATGGCTTAAGAATTGATAGTGTTTTTCAAGAACACAAACCAACTATGGTTTTTCATGCTGCGGCATACAAACACGTGCCATTAATGGAAAAATCGCCATACGAAGCGATAAAAATAAATGTTAATGGAACAAAGCTTTTAGCGGATACGGCATCACGTTACAATGTTAAAAAGTTTGTTTTTGTATCTACCGATAAAGCTGTAAACCCAACTAGCGTTATGGGCGCCACAAAACGAATGGCCGAAATGTATATTAGTTGTCTACAAAAAGAAAGTAAAACTAAATACATTACAACAAGGTTCGGAAATGTTTTAGGTTCCAATGGATCGGTAATACCGCTGTTTAAAAAACAAATAGAGAATGGTGGGCCATTAACCTTAACCCATAAAGACATAACGCGTTATTTTATGACCATACCTGAAGCATCCCAACTTGTTTTAGAGGCGGGCACAATGGGAAAAGGTGGTGAAATATTTATTTTTGATATGGGAGAGTCTGTGAAAATTTACGATCTTGCTAAAAATATGATTAAATTGTCTGGATTAAGATTTCCTGAAGATATTGATATTGATATTACTGGATTACGACCAGGCGAAAAACTTTATGAAGAATTATTAGCTAATGGCGAAAATACACTATCTACTTATCATAAAAAAATAATGATAAGTAAAACAAGGGAGTTGGAGTACAGTAAAATAAAAGCTGATATTGAAGAGCTTTGCATAACAAATCGTTTTCAAAACAATAATATTGTTATGAAAATGAAAAACTTAATACCGGAGTATAAATCCAATAACTCCGATTATGAAAAATTCGACAAAAGAGTTCAAATTTATAAAAAAGCAAAAGGATATATTGGTAAGAAAAAAAACAAAACAATCATTAATCTTTAA
- a CDS encoding nucleotide sugar dehydrogenase produces MKDIKIAVIGLGYVGLPLARLFATKYNVVGYDINQNRVNELQQGKDATLEVEEDILQAVLKTKPNNNLGLFCSSSLDDISDCNYYVITVPTPVDKNNRPDLTPLYKSSETVGKVLKKGDIVIYESTVFPGATEDECVPVLEKVSGLKFNTDFYAGYSPERINPGDKLHTVEKILKVTAGSTPEIGKKIDALYASVISAGTHLAPTIKVAEAAKVIENSQRDINIAFVNELAKIFNLMDIDTHDVLEAAGTKWNFLPFKPGLVGGHCIGVDPYYLAQKAQEVGYHPEIILAGRRVNDSMGQYVASEVIKLMVQNDLKIKGSKVLALGITFKENCPDVRNTRAVDVINQLKSFGTDVTIYDPWANPEEVKHEYGLETVQKLPKETYDAIVLTVAHNEFLNEDIKAMLNKDGVLYDVKGVLKDLDCNRL; encoded by the coding sequence ATGAAAGATATTAAAATAGCAGTTATAGGTTTAGGATATGTGGGTTTGCCACTAGCACGACTTTTTGCAACTAAATACAATGTTGTAGGTTATGATATTAACCAAAACCGAGTAAACGAGTTGCAACAAGGCAAAGATGCTACTTTAGAAGTGGAAGAAGACATACTGCAGGCTGTATTAAAAACGAAACCAAATAACAATTTAGGATTGTTTTGCTCATCCAGTTTAGACGACATAAGCGATTGCAATTATTACGTAATAACGGTACCTACACCAGTTGATAAAAATAACAGACCAGACTTAACGCCTTTATATAAATCGAGCGAAACGGTAGGTAAGGTTTTAAAAAAGGGTGATATTGTTATATACGAATCTACGGTATTTCCGGGGGCAACAGAAGATGAATGCGTTCCGGTACTCGAAAAAGTAAGTGGCCTAAAGTTTAATACCGATTTTTATGCCGGTTATTCTCCGGAACGTATTAACCCAGGCGACAAACTACATACGGTAGAAAAGATACTTAAAGTTACCGCAGGATCTACACCGGAAATAGGCAAGAAAATTGATGCCCTTTATGCCAGTGTTATAAGCGCAGGCACACATTTAGCACCTACAATAAAGGTTGCGGAGGCAGCAAAAGTTATTGAAAACTCGCAACGCGATATCAATATTGCTTTTGTAAATGAGTTAGCAAAAATTTTCAACCTGATGGATATTGATACGCACGACGTATTAGAAGCAGCTGGAACAAAATGGAATTTTTTACCTTTTAAACCAGGGCTTGTTGGCGGTCATTGTATTGGTGTAGATCCCTATTATTTAGCACAAAAAGCCCAGGAAGTTGGGTATCATCCAGAGATTATTTTAGCAGGCCGTAGAGTTAATGATAGTATGGGGCAATATGTAGCCTCAGAAGTTATTAAACTCATGGTACAAAATGATCTAAAAATTAAAGGTTCAAAAGTGTTGGCATTAGGGATTACCTTCAAAGAAAATTGTCCGGACGTAAGAAACACTAGAGCGGTTGATGTTATAAATCAATTAAAAAGCTTCGGAACAGATGTTACCATTTACGACCCTTGGGCAAACCCTGAAGAAGTAAAGCATGAATATGGCTTGGAAACCGTACAAAAGTTGCCAAAAGAAACGTACGATGCCATAGTGTTAACCGTGGCACATAATGAGTTTCTTAATGAAGACATAAAAGCAATGCTAAATAAGGACGGAGTCCTTTACGATGTTAAAGGTGTTTTAAAAGACTTAGATTGTAACAGACTTTAA
- a CDS encoding DegT/DnrJ/EryC1/StrS family aminotransferase, with amino-acid sequence MLTKTKIYLSSPHMGGSEQKFVNQAFDTNWIAPLGPNVDGFENDIKNYLGGNNEVAALSSGTAAIHLALQLLGVSKGDEVLCQSFTFSASANPIVYQGATPIFIDSESDTWNMSPDLLEIAIKDRIEKFKKPKAIIAVHLYGMPYKAKEINEISEKYDIPVIEDSAEALGSTYFNRACGTLADLGILSFNGNKIITTSGGGALITKNLELKNKAVFLSTQARDQAPHYEHSSIGFNYRMSNVLAGIGRGQMEVIDDRVKARRANYEYYKANLSKFDTIEFVEEPQGFFSNRWITCIKTNSFNTREAIRLALLEDDIESRPLWKPMHMQPVFKESLSYTDGTSERLFNNGLCLPSGSNLTENDLERILNAIIKTLNK; translated from the coding sequence ATGTTAACTAAAACCAAAATATATTTATCATCACCTCATATGGGAGGCTCAGAGCAAAAATTTGTAAATCAGGCTTTTGATACAAATTGGATAGCGCCGTTGGGACCCAACGTAGATGGTTTTGAAAACGATATAAAAAATTACTTGGGTGGCAATAATGAAGTTGCCGCTTTAAGTTCTGGCACTGCTGCTATACACTTAGCATTACAGTTGTTGGGCGTATCTAAAGGCGACGAGGTTTTATGTCAAAGTTTCACGTTTTCAGCCTCAGCTAATCCTATAGTGTACCAAGGCGCCACACCCATTTTTATAGATAGTGAATCGGACACGTGGAATATGTCTCCCGATTTACTGGAAATTGCTATTAAAGATAGAATTGAAAAATTTAAAAAGCCGAAAGCCATAATAGCTGTTCATTTATACGGCATGCCGTATAAAGCCAAAGAAATAAATGAAATTTCTGAAAAATATGACATCCCAGTCATTGAAGATAGTGCAGAAGCATTGGGAAGCACCTATTTTAACCGAGCATGCGGAACACTTGCTGATTTGGGAATCTTATCTTTTAACGGCAATAAAATAATAACAACTTCAGGCGGCGGCGCACTTATAACTAAGAATTTAGAGTTAAAGAACAAAGCTGTCTTTTTATCAACACAAGCAAGAGACCAAGCGCCGCATTATGAACACTCATCTATAGGATTCAACTATAGAATGAGCAATGTTTTGGCTGGCATTGGAAGAGGGCAAATGGAAGTGATTGATGATAGGGTAAAGGCTAGAAGAGCAAACTACGAGTATTACAAAGCAAATTTATCAAAATTTGACACCATAGAATTTGTAGAAGAACCACAAGGATTTTTTAGCAATAGATGGATTACATGTATCAAAACCAACTCTTTTAACACACGCGAAGCCATAAGACTAGCTCTACTGGAAGACGATATTGAATCTAGACCCTTGTGGAAACCCATGCATATGCAACCCGTTTTTAAAGAAAGCTTGTCTTATACCGACGGTACATCTGAAAGACTGTTTAACAACGGGCTTTGTTTACCGAGTGGGTCGAATTTAACCGAAAATGATTTAGAACGCATTCTGAATGCCATAATTAAAACTCTCAACAAATGA
- a CDS encoding polysaccharide biosynthesis/export family protein gives MTIFKLKNNLKVISFIIVIAFLSSCVAKKEVVYFQNAKNFETIVDTDTFRAKLKIGDIVSIYVSVMTATTPEGTVIDPASPFNLVRQGGSGTANFVDYLIDVDGNIDFPVLGKIKLVGLTIEEAKNLFKEKFAQGELLKDPVIIMRVLNFRVTISGEVRSPGVYPVTGERVSILEALGMAGDLTIKGRRDNVMVIRDFNGTKTITYIDLTTKEVFNSPVYYLTQNDIVYVEPNNSAISAASGDTRIGTIISITSFILTTALIFVTRRN, from the coding sequence ATGACAATATTTAAGTTAAAAAACAACCTAAAGGTAATTAGCTTTATAATCGTAATTGCATTTTTATCCTCATGTGTTGCAAAAAAAGAAGTTGTTTATTTTCAAAACGCAAAAAACTTCGAGACAATAGTCGATACAGATACATTTAGAGCAAAACTAAAAATTGGCGACATAGTGAGTATCTATGTTTCTGTTATGACGGCAACTACTCCTGAAGGAACCGTAATTGACCCTGCATCCCCCTTTAATTTAGTTAGACAAGGAGGTTCTGGTACTGCTAATTTTGTCGACTATCTAATTGATGTTGATGGTAACATTGATTTTCCCGTACTAGGTAAAATAAAGTTGGTTGGTTTAACCATAGAAGAGGCCAAAAATCTTTTTAAAGAAAAATTTGCTCAAGGCGAATTACTCAAAGATCCAGTTATTATTATGCGAGTTCTAAACTTCAGGGTTACTATTTCTGGCGAAGTAAGGTCTCCTGGCGTTTATCCTGTAACAGGTGAGCGCGTATCTATTTTAGAAGCATTAGGTATGGCTGGCGATTTAACTATTAAGGGAAGAAGAGACAATGTTATGGTTATTCGAGATTTTAACGGCACGAAAACCATTACATATATAGACTTAACAACAAAGGAAGTCTTTAATTCTCCGGTCTATTATTTAACCCAAAATGATATTGTGTATGTAGAACCTAACAACTCAGCAATCAGTGCTGCTTCTGGAGATACTAGAATAGGCACAATTATTAGCATTACCTCCTTTATTTTAACTACAGCTCTTATTTTTGTAACTAGAAGAAACTAA
- a CDS encoding SDR family oxidoreductase produces the protein MTKQQIKTLEGKHVLITGGAGFIGSNLCETLLNHNVTVACLDNFSTGKRHNIEPFLNNNKFNLIEGDIRNLEDCYKACKGADYVLHQAALGSVPRSINDPITTNDVNVSGFLNMLVAARDAGVKRFVYAASSSTYGDHEALPKVEDVIGKPLSPYAITKYVNELYADIFHSTYNLDTIGLRYFNVFGKRQDPNGAYAAVIPKFVQQFISHESPVINGDGSYSRDFTYIDNVVQMNINAMTTNNQEALNNVYNVAYGERTTLLELATLLKAYLSEYDAAINDIEIKHRDNRIGDIPHSLASIDKAKQLLGYNPKYNISDGLKEAVRWYWENLK, from the coding sequence ATGACCAAACAACAAATAAAAACATTAGAAGGGAAGCATGTGCTTATTACCGGTGGCGCTGGTTTTATTGGTTCTAATCTCTGTGAAACCTTATTAAACCATAATGTTACAGTGGCTTGCTTAGATAATTTTTCTACTGGAAAAAGACATAACATTGAGCCATTTTTAAACAACAACAAATTTAATTTAATTGAAGGCGACATAAGAAACCTTGAAGATTGCTATAAAGCGTGCAAAGGTGCGGACTATGTATTGCACCAAGCCGCATTAGGTTCGGTACCACGATCCATAAACGATCCCATTACAACGAATGATGTAAATGTTTCTGGTTTTCTAAACATGTTGGTTGCTGCAAGAGACGCTGGCGTTAAGCGATTTGTATATGCAGCTAGTTCGTCAACTTATGGCGACCACGAAGCGCTACCAAAAGTTGAAGATGTTATAGGAAAACCACTATCGCCTTACGCCATTACCAAATATGTAAATGAACTATATGCCGATATCTTTCATAGCACTTATAATTTAGACACCATTGGTTTACGCTATTTTAATGTATTCGGAAAAAGACAAGACCCCAATGGTGCATATGCTGCAGTGATTCCGAAGTTTGTTCAACAATTTATAAGTCACGAATCTCCCGTAATAAATGGTGATGGAAGCTATTCCAGAGATTTCACATATATAGACAATGTGGTTCAAATGAACATTAATGCCATGACTACCAACAACCAAGAAGCATTAAATAATGTGTACAATGTAGCTTATGGAGAGCGCACAACTTTATTAGAATTGGCCACGTTGTTAAAAGCCTATTTATCGGAGTACGATGCGGCCATTAACGATATTGAGATCAAACACAGAGACAATAGAATTGGCGATATCCCGCACTCTTTAGCCTCTATTGATAAAGCAAAACAATTACTAGGTTATAACCCAAAATACAATATAAGTGATGGCTTAAAAGAAGCCGTTCGTTGGTATTGGGAAAATTTAAAATAA
- a CDS encoding lipopolysaccharide biosynthesis protein: MKINQLKGGAALSYVIIFLTNIVGLVLTPFIIRSLGSAEYGLYTMIGALVGYMSVLDFGLNNTIVRFVAKYKAEGDKKGEENFLAHSFIMYFCISILVTVLGLILYYNLENLYSETLTPNQIEKAKVMMLLLIFNLAISLPGGAFSGICYGYEEFILPKITNIVRYIVRSILVVVILLYGADAVGLVILDTAMNLLVIGVDIYIVFKILKVKIKIHKIDKTLFKSIMGFSLWLFVFAIVHQLRWQFGQMIIGLYYSTSIVAIYAVGITLGNYYGAFSSAISSVFLPRAIQMTVKNIPKEELTNTFIKISRIILLVLFYIFGAFIIIGRDFVFFWVGEEYNSAYYYAMIIMFGLTPILSQGFANNILEAKNLLAYRGKLLLSLTVAGTILSFFIVQKFGVLEMIITIVFFMFLERIIMIFYYNKKTNLDMFRYYKEIYPLFVVFVITTSLIFLFTRSFLPEKNLLVVCSSAMIYSLIYAFIFIRFMTTEYEKSLLKSMLRFLPFFNNNK, translated from the coding sequence ATGAAAATTAACCAACTTAAAGGAGGCGCAGCTCTATCCTATGTTATTATATTTTTAACTAACATAGTTGGCTTAGTCTTAACCCCATTTATTATACGATCGCTGGGTAGCGCCGAATATGGTTTATATACCATGATTGGAGCTTTGGTTGGTTATATGAGTGTTTTAGATTTTGGACTAAACAATACCATAGTTCGTTTTGTGGCTAAATATAAGGCTGAAGGTGACAAAAAAGGTGAAGAGAATTTCTTGGCCCATAGCTTTATAATGTATTTCTGCATATCTATTCTTGTTACTGTTTTAGGTTTAATTTTATATTACAATTTAGAAAATTTATATAGCGAAACCTTAACACCAAATCAAATAGAAAAGGCCAAGGTAATGATGCTGTTATTAATTTTTAATTTAGCAATTTCACTTCCTGGTGGGGCTTTTAGCGGAATTTGTTATGGCTACGAAGAATTTATTCTACCAAAAATAACCAACATAGTTCGATATATAGTAAGAAGTATATTGGTTGTGGTCATTCTCCTATATGGCGCAGATGCAGTGGGCTTGGTTATTTTAGATACTGCCATGAATCTTTTGGTTATAGGTGTAGACATTTACATTGTCTTTAAAATATTAAAAGTCAAAATTAAAATACACAAAATTGATAAAACCCTATTTAAAAGCATAATGGGTTTTTCGCTTTGGTTATTTGTTTTCGCTATAGTGCACCAATTAAGATGGCAATTTGGCCAAATGATAATTGGTCTATACTATTCTACATCCATAGTAGCAATTTACGCTGTGGGTATAACTTTAGGAAACTATTACGGTGCTTTTTCGAGCGCTATTTCTTCGGTTTTTTTACCAAGAGCAATTCAAATGACGGTGAAAAATATTCCAAAGGAAGAATTAACTAATACTTTTATTAAAATATCTAGAATTATTCTCCTTGTTTTATTTTACATTTTTGGTGCATTTATCATTATAGGTAGAGATTTTGTTTTTTTCTGGGTTGGCGAAGAGTATAATTCGGCTTATTATTATGCTATGATTATTATGTTTGGTTTGACTCCTATTCTTTCACAAGGTTTTGCAAATAATATATTAGAAGCAAAAAATTTATTGGCTTATAGAGGTAAACTACTTCTCTCTTTAACAGTCGCGGGAACAATACTAAGTTTTTTTATAGTACAAAAATTTGGTGTTTTAGAAATGATTATAACCATTGTGTTTTTTATGTTTTTAGAAAGAATAATTATGATTTTTTACTATAATAAAAAAACGAATTTAGATATGTTTAGGTATTACAAGGAGATTTACCCTCTTTTTGTGGTATTTGTAATAACTACTTCGTTAATATTTCTTTTTACACGTAGTTTTTTGCCTGAAAAAAACTTGCTGGTAGTTTGTAGTAGTGCCATGATTTACAGTTTAATATACGCTTTTATATTCATTAGATTTATGACAACTGAATATGAAAAATCTTTATTAAAATCAATGCTCAGATTTTTACCTTTTTTTAATAACAATAAATAA
- a CDS encoding glycosyltransferase family 2 protein, which produces MAPKLSIVIPVYNVAPYLKKCVVSCFNQNIPEDLYEVILVNDGSTDNSLEISEKLKTTYPKIKLISQKNKGLSGARNTGLKHAVGEFVWFVDSDDWIKDNCLDNILKKLNANIDILWLGHDVWYHGKAVKSYVPEQTSDAITGEALFSNHLNNLFYIWKFIYNRNFLNSNALLFLEGILYEDLEFTPRALIKASKCYTMPDVYYHYLVREGSIANNIKSKNIEHRFYILNKLIDLLNTKEISSSYASTLSKVIAHTTEQTINLAARSNIKVPESGMKLINRIKKNDDFFGAVSFKFKLIISSPKFYYKSYKILQELYNKINSKK; this is translated from the coding sequence ATGGCACCCAAACTATCAATAGTTATACCGGTTTATAATGTAGCTCCATATTTAAAAAAATGTGTGGTAAGTTGCTTTAATCAAAACATTCCTGAAGATTTATATGAAGTGATTTTAGTAAACGACGGGTCTACTGACAATAGTTTAGAAATATCTGAAAAATTAAAAACCACATACCCAAAAATCAAATTAATAAGCCAAAAAAATAAAGGTTTAAGTGGCGCTAGAAATACTGGGTTAAAACATGCTGTTGGAGAGTTTGTATGGTTTGTTGACTCCGATGATTGGATTAAAGATAATTGTTTGGATAATATTTTAAAGAAGCTAAACGCTAATATTGATATTTTATGGCTAGGGCATGATGTTTGGTACCATGGCAAAGCTGTGAAAAGTTACGTGCCAGAACAGACTTCAGATGCCATAACTGGCGAAGCGCTTTTTTCAAACCATTTAAACAATTTATTTTACATCTGGAAATTCATTTACAATAGAAATTTTTTAAATTCGAATGCCCTACTTTTTTTAGAAGGCATATTATATGAAGATCTTGAGTTTACGCCAAGAGCTTTAATTAAAGCTTCAAAATGTTATACCATGCCAGATGTATATTATCACTACTTAGTTCGCGAAGGCAGTATTGCTAATAACATAAAAAGTAAAAATATTGAGCATCGCTTTTATATTTTAAATAAGTTAATAGACTTGCTTAACACCAAAGAGATAAGTAGCTCCTATGCTTCTACCCTATCAAAAGTTATAGCACATACAACGGAACAAACAATAAATTTGGCAGCTAGGTCTAATATCAAAGTTCCGGAAAGTGGCATGAAATTAATTAATAGAATTAAGAAAAATGATGATTTTTTCGGTGCCGTATCATTTAAATTCAAACTTATAATTTCTAGTCCAAAATTTTATTATAAATCCTATAAAATTTTGCAAGAACTGTATAATAAGATTAATTCAAAAAAATAA
- a CDS encoding formyl transferase: MSKKIIMLVGGDHSSYAIYNGLKAEYNIAHVILEKPKSRKEFIKRRIKKLGLVKVIGQVLFQKLVVPFLKKESQSRVDEIIEKNKLTFTDVEKEKLINVPSANSEVCIKTLKEINPDIVIVNGTRIISKKVLTSINGTFINTHAGLTPLYRGIHGAYWSKVNKDGHCGVSVHLVDPGIDTGGILYQDLIETNRDDNFVSYTYLQLAKGIDLMKRAINDLMNNNSKVITNNLDSKFWTHPTIWFYLHHRLFNKVK, encoded by the coding sequence ATGTCAAAAAAAATAATTATGCTAGTTGGAGGCGATCATTCATCTTACGCCATATACAATGGATTAAAAGCAGAATATAACATAGCGCATGTTATATTAGAAAAACCTAAAAGCAGAAAAGAATTTATTAAAAGACGCATTAAAAAGCTAGGCTTAGTAAAAGTTATTGGTCAGGTGCTTTTTCAAAAACTAGTGGTTCCTTTTTTAAAAAAAGAAAGTCAATCTAGAGTTGATGAAATTATTGAAAAAAATAAGTTAACCTTTACTGATGTTGAAAAAGAAAAGTTAATTAATGTTCCATCAGCAAACTCAGAAGTTTGCATAAAAACCTTAAAAGAAATAAATCCGGATATCGTTATTGTTAACGGGACTAGGATCATATCAAAAAAAGTACTTACTTCTATAAATGGTACTTTTATTAATACACATGCAGGTCTTACTCCCCTTTACAGGGGCATCCATGGGGCATATTGGTCTAAAGTCAATAAAGATGGGCATTGCGGAGTAAGCGTACACCTCGTTGACCCCGGAATAGACACGGGAGGAATACTGTATCAGGATTTAATTGAAACTAACCGCGATGATAATTTTGTATCATACACCTATTTACAGTTAGCTAAAGGTATCGATTTAATGAAACGCGCTATAAACGATTTAATGAACAATAACAGTAAGGTCATTACCAATAATCTTGACAGTAAGTTTTGGACACATCCTACAATTTGGTTTTATTTACACCACAGATTGTTTAATAAAGTGAAATAA